From Aedes albopictus strain Foshan chromosome 1, AalbF5, whole genome shotgun sequence, one genomic window encodes:
- the LOC115254222 gene encoding serine protease persephone, whose amino-acid sequence MMMTLGKPVVGAGLLLQLFLIGGTVLIAAVRGQTLYEGDACTLKDGETGLCQEATSCPWFLENIVKKKRFGDRVTCGFDGSIEVICCKMDQPVTFKPGVRSGLACQDIPDADNRLTFHIIDGEDASDGEFPFMAALGYENEEIKDGYDYRCGASLISPNFLLTAAHCIPKQGRPVVALLGTASLNSMNGVTVRIKEFYPHPEYRASRSYNDIALVELEKRLINEPDVNPICVRSDTEDLTSDVVLTAEGFGIIDVDKQLRSPQMMKVNLTTVALTKCNESFAANNLLTNNRRLPQGIIDTQYCATGRENIVTKQVGDTCQGDSGGPLQIVVDGKFQLVGVTSFGNGCGSNTPSVYTRVARYIEWIEQIVWPNGVLKV is encoded by the exons AGGGCGACGCGTGCACCCTGAAGGATGGCGAAACGGGACTTTGCCAGGAGGCCACCAGTTGTCCCTGGTTCCTGGAAAACATCGTCAAGAAGAAACGCTTCGGAGATCGGGTGACGTGCGGATTCGACGGTTCCATCGAGGTCATTTGCTGCAAGATGGACCAACCGGTCACGTTCAAACCGGGCGTCCGGAGCGGCCTAGCCTGTCAGGACATTCCGGATGCCGACAACCGGCTGACGTTCCACATCATCGACGGAGAGGACGCCTCGGACGGGGAGTTCCCCTTCATGGCAGCCCTGGGCTACGAGAACGAGGAAATCAAAGACGGATACGATTACCGGTGCGGCGCCAGTCTGATTTCGCCGAACTTCCTGCTGACGGCTGCCCACTGTATTCCCAAGCAAGGCCGACCGGTCGTGGCCCTGCTCGGGACGGCCAGTCTCAACTCCATGAACGGCGTGACGGTCCGAATCAAG gaGTTTTATCCTCATCCTGAATACAGAGCTAGTCGCAGCTACAACGACATCGCCCTAGTG GAGCTGGAGAAAAGACTGATCAACGAACCAGACGTGAATCCAATCTGCGTCCGTAGCGACACCGAGGACCTGACCAGTGACGTGGTTCTAACCGCCGAAGGTTTCGGAATAATTGACGTCGATA AACAACTCCGTTCACCGCAGATGATGAAGGTCAACCTTACGACGGTAGCCCTGACCAAATGCAACGAATCCTTCGCGGCCAACAACCTGTTGACGAACAACCGGCGGTTACCCCAGGGCATCATCGATACGCAGTACTGCGCCACGGGACGTGAGAACATCGTTACCAAACAGGTGGGCGACACCTGTCAGGGTGACTCGGGAGGTCCGCTGCAAATCGTGGTCGACGGAAAGTTCCAACTGGTGGGAGTTACCTCGTTTGGCAACGGGTGCGGATCGAATACGCCCAGCGTGTACACCCGGGTGGCACGGTACATCGAGTGGATCGAGCAGATCGTATGGCCCAACGGAGTTCTGAAGGTTTAG